A region from the Onthophagus taurus isolate NC chromosome 8, IU_Otau_3.0, whole genome shotgun sequence genome encodes:
- the LOC139431246 gene encoding uncharacterized protein, with protein sequence MVVCEDCGKSFTRVDNLKRHQRLSCIGKRIKLDAPQIPKAVKCEACDDYVNRQCYSAHLRSNAHKRNAFVIIDDGVERIAGAFGDKIVSYRISEEGFFVDLDEFSHRIREKILNLIQSAIDIHRNVKLNMECFGLYFLQSKEDCEIKSFNTKNKVVSLASDLYKIYKEFIDEISSKMSEFQERDSGWTLMQILYMELNLNKYNPIRASNYIDLPSQIKAKRAVINIQNADDACFAWAVTSALHEPNGLPQRTSSYPNYLDCGLDYSNIVFPVKLRDIPVFEKQNKLSINVYGINEYFKDGVMNYDIITMYICRQKEERHINLLLVTNDSGNSHYCWIKNLSRLLSSQASQNGHEKYICDGCLVFFTSENKLIRHQSDDCSKVRAILPTTNLKINKYGNEEKENILQFENFERQLKIPFVVYADFEALQKPIADAEATELNDDNSYSVKCFKHEPYAFAYYIKCSYDESLSKFEIYRGCNAVQIFMSKLEHDVLNIYKNYLSQPKEMLPLPPIDRLIHEMQDICHICSHKIKEGNKVCDHDHLTGLYRGPAHAVCNINYQLPKFIPIFFHNLSNYDCHMFVKDMALKEEDVDVIAQNKEKYISFSKKIIVGENIDSKGKLRRVHMKLRFVDSFRFMALSLEKLGSFLEDNQCVQIRKYFRNEEQFRLIRQKGVFPYSFVDSFEKLNLTALPDRSSFYNTLCDDSITEENYCRAQTVWNLFNCRTLGEYSDIYLTSDVLLLADVFENFRTISMKYYSLDPCHYFTAPGFGWDALLRMTGVKLELLTDIDMLHFFKNGIRGGLSMCTKRSAKANNKLMMEFDETKDPSYILYLDATNLYGHAMRRKLPTGGFRWLSDEEIQKLDIYNTEDDSEKGYVFEVDLEYPEAIHDEHNDLPFCPERIVPPGSKNAKLIANLENKTKYIIHYVNLKQCIKFGLKLTKIYRVLEFKQSNWMRSYIDFNSDKRAKAKNEFEKNHYKAMNNIVYGKTMENVEKRVDIKLVTHW encoded by the exons atggtcGTGTGTGAggattgtggaaaaagttttactcgagttgacaatttaaaaagacaTCAACGATTATCTTGTATTGGCAAGAGAATCAAGCTTGACGCACCGCAAATTCCAAAAGCAGTAAAATGTGAGGCTTGCGATGATTATGTAAATAGACAATGTTACTCTGCACATTTACGAAGCAACGCACACAAGCGTAACGCTTTTGTTATAATCGATGACGGAGTGGAGAGAATAGCTGGAGCATTCGGTGACAAAATCGTCAGTTATCGAATAAGTGAAGAAGGTTTTTTTGTGGATTTGGATGAATTTTCTCATAGAATTcgagaaaaaatactaaatctaATACAAAGCGCAATCGATATTCaccgaaatgtaaaattaaatatggaatgttttggtttgtattttttacaatcaaaggaagactgtgaaataaaatcattcaatacGAAAAATAAGGTAGTATCATTAGCGTCGgatctgtataaaatatataaggaatttattgatgaaatttcatcaaaaatgtcaGAATTCCAGGAACGAGATTCAG gatggactttaatgcaaattctctatatggagttaaatttaaacaaatataatcctATCAGAGCATCTAATTACATCGATCTACCATCGCAAATAAAAGCAAAGCGTGCtgtgataaatatacaaaacgcgGATGATGCATGTTTTGCATGGGCTGTAACATCCGCACTACATGAACCGAACGGTTTACCACAGAGGACATCTTCGTATCCGAATTACCTAGACTGCGGCTTAGactattcaaatattgtttttccagTTAAATTACGAGATATACCTGTATTTGAAAAGCAGAACAAACTATCTATTAATGTATATGGAATAAATGAGTATTTTAAAGACggtgttatgaattatgacataattacaatgtatatatgtcgacaaaaagaagaaagacatataaatttattattggttaCAAATGATTCCGGGAATAGTCactattgttggataaaaaatctGTCTCGATTACTATCATCGCAAGCATCGCAGAATGGTCATGAAAAGTATATTTGCGACGGATGCTTGGTATTCTTTACgtcagaaaataaacttatccgTCATCAAAGTGACGATTGCAGCAAGGTAAGGGCAATtttaccaacaacaaatttgaaaataaataaatatggaaatgaagaaaaggaaaatatactacagttcgaaaattttgaacgacaattaaaaataccgtTCGTGGTGTATGCAGATTTTGAAGCATTACAGAAGCCGATCGCCGATGCGGAAGCAACAGAACTTAACGATGATAATTCATACTCCgtcaaatgtttcaaacacgAACCTTATGCATTtgcatattatataaaatgttcataTGACGAATCATTGTCGAAGTTTGAAATATATCGCGGATGTAATGCTgttcaaattttcatgagcAAGTTGGAACATGACGTTctgaatatatacaaaaattatttaagccaACCAAAAGAAATGCTCCCATTACCACCTATTGATAGATTAATACACGAGATGCAGGATATCTGTCACATTTgttcgcacaaaataaaagaaggtaATAAAGTGTGCGATCATGATCACCTAACTGGGTTGTATAGAGGACCCGCACATGCTGTATGTaacatcaattatcaattaccaaaGTTCATACCGATATTCTTTCACAATCTTTCGAACTACGATTGTCATATGTTTGTGAAAGATATGgcattaaaagaagaagacgtGGACGTTATAGCacagaataaagaaaagtatatatcattttcgaaaaaaattatcgtaggAGAAAACATTGACAGCAAGGGAAAGCTAAGGCGGGTTCATATGAAATTGAGATTTGTGGATTCATTTAGGTTTATGGCTTTATCGCTAGAGAAGTTGGGTTCATTTTTGGAAGACAACCAATGCGTTcaaatcagaaaatattttaggaacGAAGAACAGTTTCGACTTATACGTCAGAAAGGAGTTTTTCCGTATTCCTTTGTGGATTCATTCGAAAAGCTGAATCTTACCGCTCTGCCAGATCGAAGTAGTTTTTACAATACTTTATGCGACGATAGTATAAccgaagaaaattattgtcgTGCACAAACGGTGTGGAACTTATTTAACTGTCGCACTTTAGGCGAATATAGCGACATTTATTTAACGTCTGACGTTTTACTTTTGGCGGACGTATTTGAGAATTTCCGAACCATCTCGATGAAGTATTACTCTTTAGATCCATGTCATTACTTCACAGCGCCGGGCTTCGGTTGGGATGCATTATTACGAATGACAGgggtaaaattagaattattaacggacatagacatgttacacttctttaaaaatggtattcgcGGTGGATTAAGTATGTGCACTAAACGCAGTGCGAAggctaacaataaattaatgatggaATTTGATGAAACCAAAGACCCATCTTATATTTTGTATCTCGACGCTACGAATTTGTATGGACACGCAATGAGACGAAAATTACCGACGGGGGGATTTCGATGGCTATCGGATGAAGAGATTCAAAAGTTAGATATTTACAATACGGAAGACGATTCCGAAAAGGGTTACGTGTTCGAGGTAGATTTAGAGTATCCGGAAGCAATACATGATGAACACAACGATTTGCCATTTTGTCCAGAACGGATTGTACCCCCAGgttcaaaaaatgcaaagttaatagcaaatttggaaaataaaacaaaatacatcatTCATTACGTGAATCTAAAGCAGTGTATCAAGTTCGGATTGAAACTAACGAAGATTTACAGAGtattagaatttaaacaatccaaCTGGATGCGGAGCTACATCGATTTCAATTCCGATAAACGTGCGAAAGCtaagaatgaatttgaaaaaaatcattacaaagcaATGAATAACATCGTATACGGTAAGACAatggaaaatgtggaaaagcGAGTGGATATAAAACTAGTTACCCACTGGTAA